TTCGCGCGAACCTCTTTCCCTTTAATTCACCCTTGCAACGAGGCGCCGTCTCCTCTTCCCTCCCTCTCGTTGGTGCTACTATCGGCCGCCTCTCATGGATCGACCTAGCATCCAACGCCTCCCCACGCTTCTCTCCCGCTCTCGCCGTCTTCCTCTCCCTATAAATCTCGATCCAGTCCCTCCTCAACGCGTTCCCACATCCTCTCCATATCCTCACCTCGCGCTCATCTACAACGCATGCACACACGGAGACCCAAAGCCGTACCACATGGTTCAGGCTAGCATCTCCCGTCCTTCTCGGTGAGCTCCCTTCCACCCTATCCCCTACCCCCTTTCCCTTCGTTTTTAAACCGATTTGGATAGATTTGTGTGCTGTGAGTTTTATGAACTTATTTGTATGATCTGTTTCAGCTGATGGATACGCTGGCAGCCAGCATGGCTGCCGTGGCGAGTACTATGCGCATGCCAGAGGAGGTCCTGGGTGGAGGCGTTCCGAGAGAGGAAACACACTTTGAGAAGGAGCCAACGACGGATTGGTCAGAGGAGGAGCGGGCAGCAGCATCGGTACGTTATACCAAACACAAGCTTTAGAGACATGTCCATATGACTAGCAATAGACGTGAGCTAGTCAATAATAATGATAAGACTGCATGTTCTACATATCCGGAGAGACATGTCcatttttttttagaacgaaggctcgcgaaaagcccggctttgaattaacaaagccatcaaccggccagaagTTACAGCAGACAACCCAACTTACAACGGTCAAAACGATACAACAGGAAACACTGGAAAGACTACTCACTACAACCTTCACAGGCCACAAATGAATACAGCTAGTAAAGGCCGAGCACTCCACAGTAGGATCATATGTGGCAGAAACGGAGCAGCGCATCAGGACATAGCCGACCTTCGAGGATGGACCGAGCTCCAGGAACACTTAGAGAAGAGAGGAACCAACATCTTCCTTCTCAATCACCGAAGAGGGACCCTTCCCCCTCGCCATGGCTCGTAGGCGCCGCACCGTCGGGATTTCGAGAAGCTCACCCTAGAGCTGGAAGAATGTCGCCCTCGCATCGCAAGGTGGACATGGGATGACCACATCGATTTGGGATATACCTCGCCGGCTGCTCCACCGCAGTCCAAGCCCAACTAGTTGGAGACAAGCTTCAGGAATCGGACGACGCAGAGGAGGTAGCGCAATCCCTCACCTGCGTAACCTCCCGACCGAGCCTTGCACCCTTGACGACGCCTCCAGCAAGGTCACGACGCgcaaggcgccgccgccgccaaatCCGTCGAGGATAAAGGTATTCACTCGGGCAGGGGGATCAGGGTGGAAAGCAGGGGACCTCGGCTGCGCCCCCATGGAGGAAAGCAGCGCCCTTGGGCGTTGCCGCCGCCGGGCCGGCCGGACCGGCCAAGGTTTCCCCCGGTTCCCTGGCTGACCACCAACACACACCAACGCCGGAGCCGGGCAAAGCTAGCCCACCACGGAGGCGAGAGAGAAGCCGCAGAGACATGTCCATATATATGTTAACACATCTAGTATTTAGTTGAGTTTTGCTCAAGTTTTGAATAAACTCAAAGGAATATTTAAAATAATCCTGACCGTGGACAATATATTTGTGAAATGTATGTCTATTTACATAGGTGGATACTAATGTAAATATGAATGCTAATTCAGTAGTCAACTCATAAACTTAGGTGGATCCTAGTTGTATGCAGGTATGACATATTCTACATGAAGTAGCCTAAGAAGTAGTTGCTTCACTGTTTCATAAGATGGCATACTTTAACTTTTAACTGCTATGTGTTCGCTGCCGAACTTATGCTGTTTCTAAGCAATTAATGTCTGAATTTGTGTTTAAACTACCACTGATGTTGCTACGCTACCACTAATGCTGCTATACTACTGATGTTGTTGTTGTACTACTGGCTGCTTGTTTTTTAAAATAGGCAACGGAATTCACCGCTCAAATCAAAACTTAAGCTTCAAAACCACACACAAATATTGATGCATTTCATATAATCAAAATTTAGGTTAGTTCACTACCAGGCACATAATTTCTAGTAAAGCATTATGTTAATCAATATACAAATATTAATGCATCATGCTAACAATTCTTACTACATTGATTAGGAActtttttaacacaatacagacgcagacgctcatacatacgcacatagactcacccctatgaacacacacaaGCACACCTTATCCTTATGAGCACCTTCAATACACTGAGCTGGCACATCATTTTGAGATTGACAAAGTTGCCACGAACATCTTCGTAGTCGACGGGAACCGTCTCCTCCCACTGAGCgtcggccatgagcttggtggagtgACGAAGCGTGGGTcgacgaagaagaaggcttcggcgcatccctacctggcacgtcaaatgtcggatttggggttccggcaaaactcttgaggttcgaacactagggcgcgcacaaagatctctcccctctctagctcgcgcactcaacgatctcacggcctagcttgacccaaagaacacgagacacaagatttatattgattcgggccaccgttgtgctgtaataccctactccagtgtggtgtggtggattgtcacTTGGGCTGTGGATgagcagttacaagggaagaatagcctcccgaggagaggtgttcttgtgcttggtgagtttgtgtggttgaggatgatctgtATCCTCTGGATCCTCcgttatggtggtggctagtcctatttatagaggccctgggcctctccccaaatattaagcgggaaggaatcccacaatggccaaattcgaagggagacaactagtacaagttatcctggcaaaagtagtcttcgcctgccaaaggctctggtggtgacgccgtcttgggctccacggtgacctccgtcctgccgtcctgctggtcttggtcttgttgcaccgatatggaaacctttgcctgatgccttgaaaCTTTTCGcatgcgcttgcttccttagcaccaaagagaaaacgaggacactgtgcgcgctggcgtcCGCCTGGTGCCCGTCTCGTCTTGattgtcatggcttacgtcattggaacctcgcgaggtttgccttgccttgatctctccgcccctcgcgagctagcctggtgaggccgcccctgaggaggtcttgcgtcgtccgcctcgcgtggcttggcccctcgcgagggtcttgggtgtttgctggtgaagatgggtcgtacagggctgCTAGAGGAGCCAcgttgcgggccgcaggcaggcaagtctagggacctccgttcccagaatgccgacatttccccctccggcagggtgccggaacggggtcccgattggtttttggtggctacagaggcttgcggcggcagaactcccgatctagatttcttttcaagggtttctgtatttataggaatttttggcgtcaggaacaagtcaggggggccccgagttgtccacgagatagggggcgcgcccagggggtagggcgtgcgagggcgatggcggcggcgcgtCCCGACTCCCTCGCCCGCTGTTCGGGCGGCAGCCACGACGACTTCATCCCTTCGtcttggccgactccctcgcccattGTTCGGACGACAGCGCCTTCTTTGGCTTGGGCGTGGCGGCGGTCTTGCGCGGGGCACGAGGGTTGCCTTTGCCGGAGGGGGCGGTCGTCatgccggacgaggcgagggaggcgaggccggcggcggcgttgaggtcgaggtcgtcgtccatggcgGGTTTGGGGCAGGAGCGTGCACGGGCGTGAGGGTTTTGGGAAAAATAAGGGGGGAAGTGAATGGTGGTGGCTGCCACCGACCGACCGGCCCAGGGAGGGAGGGGGAAGAGTAGGCGCGCGCGTCCGTCTTGTTTCTATGCCGacacaaatccggctcaaaaatagGTCGGGAATGGGTCAGTATGCGGACGTGTCGGCACGTTGGGCCGTCTTTTGTGTCCGCGCCAATCCAAACGAATGGCGACAGACGATATGGTTCGCCTCATTAGAGTTACTTTTAAGGAATGGATCGCCTCGTTGAAGCTGCTCTAAGGGGTTATTTGGATAGCAAGATTATAGAGAATTAGTTCTAGTTAAACGCAATTTCGGTTGTAACAACCAGAAATCTTGTTTGGATCACCTATAACCAAATCATGGATAAAGAAAACTGAGTTCAACAAAACCTCAAAAACCCGGCTTATAGAAAAACGATTATTTGACGTTTTTATATAAACAAGTAGTATGAATACGGCGGCCACGTACGGAGCACATGATGCCATGGCCAGCGTGCTCTTCCTTCTGCCGCCGCCGACGACCGCAATCTTACCTGGCCAGATGCTACGCTACAAAGACGCGTTGGGTGCATCACGAGCGCCCCACGGCATCCTCTTCGGGCATGAGCGAGTCACCGCCGAGTGGGTGAGCTCGCCGCTCGGGCCCGGACGTGGTCGTCGTCGTGTTGCATGGCGACGCATCAGAGCGCCACCACTTCCTCTGCAGGCACATGCGAGGCGACGCTGGCAGTCAGTGCCGCTCTGGCCCGGACGTGGCCGTCGTCGTGTGACACGGCGACGAATCGCATGTTTCGCGGCGTCCTCTACAAGCATCGGCGAGCATGCTGTTCGGGGCTCGGATGTGCCTATTGCCGTGTGGCATGGCGACTTGGCGAGGTGGGAGCTGCCGCGGAGCACAGAGTGCCATAGCCGATGTGTTCGTCCTACCGACGGTTACTACAACCTGATCACCCCAATGAACATGAGCGGCGAATGGCATCACATCGTAAGCACTGCTCCCTCCCTGGTCATCCCAGCGGCGCACAGAGGACACTGCTGCATGGCCGGCCGCCGGCAGCCTGGTTCGTTTTGTCCTCAACGACGCCACCGACGGCGCCCTTATCTCTGTCGCCATATTTGGGGAAGCGGCCACAGCGAGGCTGACAGGAGCGCTCGACGGAGACGCTCCTGCTAAGCGCCAGCAGCTCAATAGATTGACTGAAGGAACGTATTGGAATTTTGACCAAGTCTTTGTGTAGCTGCGTATCCATGCTTTACTATTTTTCTCATCCAAACAAAGTATTGTATGTACTTACTTTAACAGAATAACTAATCAAAATCGATTTTCCTAAAAATCCTTTAAAAACTCGTTTTCTAAAATCCCACATCTAATTCCCTGTATCCAAACAACCACTAAGGGATTCTCGAGAGAGAACCGGGGGTGTTTGCATAGGCATTACTAGAGCATGACAGAAGTCGGGCCCGATGCCATCGGCAGGCATTTTCATCGGCTTTTCACTTTTATCCGTAAGCTGTGAGCAGATCCTAAAAAAGCATCTACAGACATACTGCATATGCAACCCGATGCATGAATGAATCAAATAATTGAACCGGGAGGCAACTCTGACCAGTCGCCGATCGATTGTACGTACAAGACAACTGAACAATCCCTCACCTCTCATCGCAAGCAGATTTGATCGATCTAACTATCACCCGCACCGCTCGCGACTTCGCGAGCTAAGGCAAGACCAACTCACTCACTCGCCATGGAACTCTCatcccttcccctcctcctcctgcCTCTCCTCCCTCTTCTCTACTTCCTCTACCTGCGGCCGGACCCCAAGAGGCAGCCTCGCGCCCATGGCCTCAAGGTCTACCCCATCCTCGGCACGCTGCCGCACTTCGTCAAGAACCAGGACCGCTTCCTCGAATGGTACACCGGCGTCATGCAGGCCAGCCCCACGCACACCCTGGCCTTCAAGGTGCCCGGCCTCACCGGCGGCGCCATCACCGCCGACCCGGCCTGCGTCGAGCACATACTCAAGGCCAACTTTGCGAACTACCCCAAGGGCGAGCTCCAGGTCTCCATGCTCGACGACTTCCTCGGCCACGGCATATTCAACTCCGACGGCGAGCAGTGGCTGTGGCAGCGGAAGGCCGCCAGCTACGAGTTCAACAAGCGCTCGCTGAGGAACTTCGTGGTGGACGCCGTCCGCTTCGAGGTCGTCGAGCGGCTGCTGCCGCTGCTGGACCGTGCGGGGCTCGACAGGCGGACGCTGGACGTGCAGGACGTGCTGGAGCGCTTCGCGTTCGACAACATCTGCCGCGTGGCCTTCGGCGAGGACCCGGCCTGCCTCGCCGAGGAGGGCATGGCCGCGCCCCAGAGCGCCGAGTTCATGGCCGCCTTCAACGACGCGCAGAACGCCGTGATGGCCCGGTTCATGTCGCCCGCCAAGTGGCTGTGGCGCGTCAAGAGGCTGCTGGGCATGGAGCCGGAGAGGCGGATGCGCTCGGCGCTCGCCACCATCCACGGCTACGCCGACAAGATCGTCCGCGAGCGCaaggagagaggggaggctgctggGCTGGTGAGCCGGGACGACTTCCTATCGCGCTTCGCCGCGGCCGGCGAGCACAACGACGAGAGCCTCCGCGACGTGGTCACCAACTTCATCCTCGCCGGCCGCGACACGACCTCGTCCGCGCTGACCTGGTTCTTCTGGCTGGTGTCCACGCGGCCCGACGTGGAGGACAAGATCCTGCGCGAGGTCCGCGCGGTGCGCGCGTCGGGCGGCGGCGCAGCGTCGACTCCCAGCTTGGACGAGCTGCGCGAGATGCACTACCTCCACGCGGCCATCACGGAGTCGATGCGGCTGTACCCGCCGGTGCCCGCCGACACGCACAGCTGCAAGGAGGACGACTTCCTCCCGGACGGCACGTTCGTCGGGAAAGGGTGGCTGATGACGTACTGCGCGTTCGCCATGGCGCGGCTGGAGGGCGTGTGGGGCAAGGACTGCGAGGAGTTCAGGCCGGAgcggtggctcgacgaggagggcgCGTTCCGGGCGGAGAGCCCGTTCAAGTACGCGGTGTTCCACGCGGGGCCGAGGATGTGCCTCGGCAAGGAGATGGCCTACATACAGATGAAGTCCATCGCGGCGTGCGTGCTGGAGAGGTTCAGCCTCCGGTACGCCGGCGGCGAGGGGCATCCCAAGCTCATAATGTCACTTACGCTGCGGATGGGAGGCGGCCTGCCGATGCAGGTGAAGAGCAGAACAGAGGTGGCTAGCTAGGATGCTTGGAGTAGTCCATTTCGTCACGAATCACAATTGCTCTACTCCATTTTCTGTTGTGTTCTTGCTTGGTTCGGGCAAAAAAATCGCTAGCGGGTTTAAAGGTGTTCATTTATAATTGCAACCTTTAATAAACTACTAGTACAATATTTATGTGTTGTTGTGAACACCGTATAATATGCTGGTATTTGTTCATGGCTCAGTTGTGTTCAAGTAATTATTTGGTTATGTTTTGGGTTCAGTTACACATATTGTTCAGGAATTATCTTAACTTAACTTGTGGCAGAAACCATGGGGACATGCCAGTTATGGGAATGTGGTAGAAACCAACGAGACAACTTTGTGGCCATCCAACGGGTCCAACAAAACGGACACCACCAAATGTCCACGGAACATGACTCGGAAGTCATACAACCGTATATATCGAATGCCCATATCCTGTTTTTTTTTACACTCGGCCTACTCAAACAGTCAAACATAAAATAGCAATAGTTCTTAAGCAATTGAAAGATAATATTTTAATGCAATAataattcaaataaaaatattacAATCTGAACATAAAATAATtcatatttgaattcaacatattAGACACATGTTTCAATTGTCCATATGAAACATCCAAGGATTCTCGACTAGATCATTTTGCAGTTGCGCATGAGTTCCCGACGAAGATGGCTCCATGAACTCGCTCTGAATCCAACGTGTTTGCTTCAAACTAAACAACAGAAGTAAAAATAATAATTGGCAATGACATTTGGCCAAACACTTGACGGGCGTGGCGTCCGGTATGGATGGGATTGGCAGATAGCGGATGATACTTGGGCTACGGTCAGATGATACTTGGGCTACGGTCAGATCTATGGTGGAACGGCGGCGTAGTCAAAGGTGGGAGGGGCCTGGGTGGAGCAGCGAAGGACCGACAAGGCCCATGACGGTGGTTGGGGTGGTACGGCGAGGTCGTCGGTTGCCGAAGGAGCGGATACAAAGCACAATGGAGAGAGACATAATGGGGCAAAAGGTTCTCCGGATTTGGTATTTTGGGCGGGTCGGGCGTGCCAGAGTCCAACATGGTAGAGGTCCGAACGCTTGCAAACATCTCATACATTTGGTGTCGGTTTGTGGGATTTCGAACATCTAAACTGGTCCAGGATGAAAAACATTGGATTGCAAAGAATGGCCGGATAGATCGGTCTGGACAATTAGGACCGATTTTGTGGACCACGTTGGAGTTGTCCTtacaatattttttttaaaaaagaaaagcCTTTTGATCTATTCATGAACTGTCAACGCGGTACAAAGAATACCAGAAGTAATGGAAATTACATCTTGATTCAAAGATCATCTAGCGACTACTACAAACATTGTAGTAAGGAAAGGCGTTGTTGTCATCGCTCCTCCCTCATAGGGGCTCGGTAGACCTTGTTATAGTAGGCAGTCGAAAAGTCATCATGCATGCTATGGCCTCATAGGACCAGCACATCAGAACTACAATCGTCGTCAGTGAAGAAAAGTGTAGATCGGAAGAATCAAATCTATAGACACACAAACGAAGACGAGCGATGGCCGGATCCAAGTAAACCCACTGAAGACAAACACAATCGAATATGAAGATATTAACCTAGACACACTTTCACACGATCTTCGACGACGCTAGGCACACCGCTAGAGCCGCCACCGCTTCACCTTTTTGAGTGGTAGATAGAAGCGATAACgaaaatcagaagaaaaaaaaCACCAAAAAACGAAGCATGTGTGatcaggatccaccgcgcc
The Triticum dicoccoides isolate Atlit2015 ecotype Zavitan chromosome 3A, WEW_v2.0, whole genome shotgun sequence genome window above contains:
- the LOC119269308 gene encoding cytochrome P450 94B3-like produces the protein MELSSLPLLLLPLLPLLYFLYLRPDPKRQPRAHGLKVYPILGTLPHFVKNQDRFLEWYTGVMQASPTHTLAFKVPGLTGGAITADPACVEHILKANFANYPKGELQVSMLDDFLGHGIFNSDGEQWLWQRKAASYEFNKRSLRNFVVDAVRFEVVERLLPLLDRAGLDRRTLDVQDVLERFAFDNICRVAFGEDPACLAEEGMAAPQSAEFMAAFNDAQNAVMARFMSPAKWLWRVKRLLGMEPERRMRSALATIHGYADKIVRERKERGEAAGLVSRDDFLSRFAAAGEHNDESLRDVVTNFILAGRDTTSSALTWFFWLVSTRPDVEDKILREVRAVRASGGGAASTPSLDELREMHYLHAAITESMRLYPPVPADTHSCKEDDFLPDGTFVGKGWLMTYCAFAMARLEGVWGKDCEEFRPERWLDEEGAFRAESPFKYAVFHAGPRMCLGKEMAYIQMKSIAACVLERFSLRYAGGEGHPKLIMSLTLRMGGGLPMQVKSRTEVAS